Genomic DNA from Methanobacterium sp. Maddingley MBC34:
GGACTGGGAACTTGCTGGATAGCAGCTTTTGATGTTGAGGCAGCCAGGGAAATTCTTAAAGTACCCGATGATGTGGAACCACTTCTATTCACTCCCCTGGGTTATCCTGATGCTGAACCGAGGGGAATGGGTAGGAAAGAACTGGGTGAACTGGTGCGTTACAGGCACTGGTGAATAAAAATACATTTTTTTTAGATGAAATGGGTTAAAAGCAGGTTTAAAAGACTGAATGTAGGTTTAGGGGAGTAAAAGTAGGGTTTAATTAAAAAAATCTGGATTTTAAAAAATCAGGGAGATTATAACCATGAAAAAATCTATAGGAGCTAAAACTGTAACTTACCCCACCCCTGTATTTGTGGTGGGTACCTATGACTCGGAAGGAAAACCCAATGTTATGACTGCAGCATGGGGTGGTATCTGCTGTTCTGTTCCCCCTTGTATTGCCATCTCTTTAAGAGAAGCAACCCACACATATCAAAATATTTTGGACAGTAAAGCGTTCACTATCAGCATCCCTTCAGAAGATTACGTAAAAGAGGCTGATTATTTTGGAATAGCATCTGGAAAGGATGTGGATAAATTCCAGGCCACTGGACTCACCCCTGTAAAAAGTGAAGTGGTTAATGCACCTTATGTGGGTGAGTTTCCCTTTGTTCTGGAATGTGAATTATTACAAAGCGTGAAAATTGGACTGCACACCCAGTTTATAGGAGAAATAAAAGATGTAAAAGTAGATGAACCATTAATTGAGGATGGATCATTAATTGAAAAAATCAAACCACTCATTTACAGCCCAGATAATCTATCATATTATGGTGTGGGTAAATTAGTGGGGAAGGCCTTTTCTGTGGGAAGAGGGATCGAATGAACCAATCGAACATTCCCTAACTTTTTACCTAAATTTTTTTATTCATTAACTTTTCATTCACTAAACCTTTTTTTATTTATTTACCCTGTACTTCCTTTATAAACCGTTCTTTTATTTCTTCAGGTTCCATTGGAATCACTGGAACCTTTGCATTCCCTGCCTGTACTTTCACATGGACAAAAACAGGCCCTTCCATGTCTAGAACCGGGGAAAAATCGATTTTCTCTTCAGATTCAGTATAGAGGATTGTGTTTTTGAATCCTACTCCTTCTGCTACCTTTTTAAGGTCGG
This window encodes:
- a CDS encoding putative protein of DIM6/NTAB family (PFAM: Flavin reductase like domain), with product MKKSIGAKTVTYPTPVFVVGTYDSEGKPNVMTAAWGGICCSVPPCIAISLREATHTYQNILDSKAFTISIPSEDYVKEADYFGIASGKDVDKFQATGLTPVKSEVVNAPYVGEFPFVLECELLQSVKIGLHTQFIGEIKDVKVDEPLIEDGSLIEKIKPLIYSPDNLSYYGVGKLVGKAFSVGRGIE